The following are encoded together in the Canis aureus isolate CA01 chromosome 30, VMU_Caureus_v.1.0, whole genome shotgun sequence genome:
- the KRTAP24-1 gene encoding keratin-associated protein 24-1 has translation MQSGSMSLSGYSGNCSSTSYRTHCYIPVTPSITLCSSDVSPTLGLCLPSSYQGNLWLLDNCQETFGEAPSCESPSCEIKTCTASCDPSNSCVPCNSPTAGQVCSACETTNIGPKPSCSPCTQKKGYVSNCYRPSQCAPKAFQSFSNGFKCFGELNCWSNSFRPLNHCGLGSLRYRGYQHLPCIPRAFSPSCYIARSCQSQNYLVRNCRYSSYGPMNCQPLRYFSRNFQSLSCIPSTFPPLRYLCSGCRPLNCY, from the coding sequence ATGCAGTCAGGCTCCATGTCTCTCTCAGGCTATTCTGGGAATTGCAGCAGCACATCCTACAGAACTCACTGTTATATCCCAGTAACTCCTTCCATTACTCTTTGCTCCAGTGATGTAAGCCCTACTCTTGGGCTCTGCTTACCCAGTAGTTACCAAGGAAATCTCTGGCTCCTGGATAACTGCCAAGAAACCTTTGGTGAAGCACCAAGCTGTGAATCTCCTagctgtgagatcaagacctgcacCGCAAGTTGTGACCCATCAAACTCCTGTGTGCCCTGCAACTCTCCAACAGCGGGCCAAGTTTGCAGTGCCTGTGAAACTACCAACATTGGACCCAAACCCAGCTGCAGCCCATGCACTCAGAAGAAGGGGTATGTATCTAATTGCTACAGACCCAGCCAATGTGCACCTAAAGCCTTCCAGAGTTTCAGCAATGGCTTCAAATGCTTTGGGGAACTTAATTGCTGGTCCAACAGTTTCCGACCCCTAAACCACTGTGGACTGGGTAGTTTGAGGTATAGAGGCTACCAGCATCTTCCCTGCATCCCCAGGGCCTTCTCACCATCGTGTTATATTGCCAGAAGCTGCCAATCCCAAAACTATTTAGTGAGAAATTGCCGATACTCAAGTTATGGACCAATGAATTGCCAACCGCTGAGATATTTTTCTAGAAACTTCCAGTCTCTGAGCTGCATTCCAAGTACCTTTCCTCCTCTGAGGTATTTATGCAGTGGTTGCAGACCTCTGAATTGCTATTGA
- the KRTAP25-1 gene encoding keratin-associated protein 25-1 isoform X2 yields the protein MPSNICSSGNYGSPLGSYCHVPVTSSTTFYTAAMNCGNRLCLPSQHRTWLLDNMKTCGKLSSYRPSSRVPTTYEISCYPSTMYCASRPCRGTSFFPISSYLSSFCQPSMHHRPQNCLSSRSRPQIHLSYGCQPQNFISCGYRPLNFVSSACHPLRYLSCDSQPLGYALSSFRPLDYVSNRFQPVRYIYNSFQPVCSSFGTWQSPFIRRSC from the coding sequence ATGCCATCCAACATTTGCTCTTCTGGAAACTATGGTTCTCCTCTCGGGAGTTACTGCCATGTTCCTGTTACCTCATCCACTACTTTCTACACTGCTGCTATGAACTGTGGTAATAGACTCTGCTTGCCCAGCCAACACAGAACATGGCTTCTGGACAACATGAAGACCTGTGGTAAACTTTCCAGCTATCGACCATCCAGCCGTGTGCCCACAACCTATGAAATTTCTTGCTACCCTTCCACTATGTACTgtgcctccaggccctgcagaggaaCGAGTTTTTTTCCCATCAGTTCTTATCTCTCCAGTTTCTGTCAACCTTCAATGCATCATAGACCTCAGAACTGTCTGTCCAGTCGTTCTCGCCCACAGATCCACCTCTCTTATGGCTGTCAGCCACAGAACTTCATCTCCTGTGGGTATCGACCACTGAATTTTGTGTCCAGTGCCTGCCATCCTTTGAGATATCTATCCTGTGACAGTCAACCTCTTGGTTATGCCTTAAGCAGCTTCAGACCTCTGGACTATGTGTCTAACAGGTTTCAACCTGTTCGCTACATTTACAACAGTTTCCAACCAGTGTGCTCCTCCTTTGGGACTTGGCAATCTCCATTTATTAGAAGATCTTGCTGA
- the KRTAP25-1 gene encoding keratin-associated protein 25-1 isoform X1 — protein MGFKEKHHRDSDKVLFIAYLKCVHITMPSNICSSGNYGSPLGSYCHVPVTSSTTFYTAAMNCGNRLCLPSQHRTWLLDNMKTCGKLSSYRPSSRVPTTYEISCYPSTMYCASRPCRGTSFFPISSYLSSFCQPSMHHRPQNCLSSRSRPQIHLSYGCQPQNFISCGYRPLNFVSSACHPLRYLSCDSQPLGYALSSFRPLDYVSNRFQPVRYIYNSFQPVCSSFGTWQSPFIRRSC, from the coding sequence ATTCAGACAAGGTGCTCTTCATTGCTTACCTGAAGTGTGTTCATATCACCATGCCATCCAACATTTGCTCTTCTGGAAACTATGGTTCTCCTCTCGGGAGTTACTGCCATGTTCCTGTTACCTCATCCACTACTTTCTACACTGCTGCTATGAACTGTGGTAATAGACTCTGCTTGCCCAGCCAACACAGAACATGGCTTCTGGACAACATGAAGACCTGTGGTAAACTTTCCAGCTATCGACCATCCAGCCGTGTGCCCACAACCTATGAAATTTCTTGCTACCCTTCCACTATGTACTgtgcctccaggccctgcagaggaaCGAGTTTTTTTCCCATCAGTTCTTATCTCTCCAGTTTCTGTCAACCTTCAATGCATCATAGACCTCAGAACTGTCTGTCCAGTCGTTCTCGCCCACAGATCCACCTCTCTTATGGCTGTCAGCCACAGAACTTCATCTCCTGTGGGTATCGACCACTGAATTTTGTGTCCAGTGCCTGCCATCCTTTGAGATATCTATCCTGTGACAGTCAACCTCTTGGTTATGCCTTAAGCAGCTTCAGACCTCTGGACTATGTGTCTAACAGGTTTCAACCTGTTCGCTACATTTACAACAGTTTCCAACCAGTGTGCTCCTCCTTTGGGACTTGGCAATCTCCATTTATTAGAAGATCTTGCTGA